One Streptosporangium sp. NBC_01495 DNA window includes the following coding sequences:
- a CDS encoding helix-turn-helix domain-containing protein, giving the protein MVGGRGRSRSPRELADDPENWPHADLSGHPAAAVVQAIAAALQGVMAERGLSFRRLAEVSGVNRQTVNDVVVGRCWPDVATIAQLEVGLAVRLWPTSPTGTGGS; this is encoded by the coding sequence ATGGTCGGAGGACGCGGGCGTTCCCGCTCTCCCCGGGAGTTGGCCGACGACCCGGAGAACTGGCCCCACGCGGATCTGTCCGGCCATCCGGCCGCCGCCGTCGTCCAGGCCATCGCCGCGGCTCTGCAAGGAGTGATGGCCGAGCGGGGGCTGAGTTTCCGCCGGCTGGCGGAGGTTAGTGGGGTGAACCGGCAGACCGTCAACGACGTGGTCGTCGGGCGTTGCTGGCCGGATGTGGCCACCATCGCCCAACTGGAGGTCGGCCTGGCCGTCCGGCTGTGGCCCACTTCTCCCACCGGGACCGGTGGAAGCTGA